One region of Synechococcus elongatus PCC 11801 genomic DNA includes:
- a CDS encoding DUF561 domain-containing protein, with product MSMPGALQAALSQGRALKVISGLANFDADHVAAVVRAADRGGATFVDIACDASLVRLARQQTALPICVSSVEPTAFLAAVEAGADLIEIGNYDSFYAQGREFSAAEVLELTQATRSLLPAITLSVTVPHTLPLDQQATLAEQLVAAGADIIQTEGGTSSAPTHAGVLGLIEKAAPTLAAASVISKAVNVPVLCASGLSDVTAPMAIAAGAAGIGVGSAINRLDNELAMIAAVQRFVEALDRARVAQAH from the coding sequence ATGTCCATGCCTGGTGCGCTGCAAGCAGCCCTGTCCCAAGGTCGCGCGCTGAAAGTGATCAGCGGCCTTGCTAACTTTGATGCCGATCACGTTGCAGCGGTGGTGCGCGCAGCTGATCGGGGTGGCGCCACCTTTGTGGATATTGCTTGCGATGCCAGCTTGGTGCGTTTGGCTCGTCAACAGACTGCCTTGCCGATCTGTGTGTCCTCGGTGGAACCGACGGCTTTCTTGGCAGCTGTTGAAGCCGGTGCTGACCTGATCGAAATCGGTAACTACGACAGCTTCTATGCTCAAGGTCGGGAGTTCAGCGCCGCTGAAGTGCTGGAACTAACCCAAGCTACGCGATCGCTGTTGCCCGCAATCACCCTGTCGGTGACCGTTCCCCACACCCTGCCGCTGGATCAACAAGCGACGCTGGCAGAACAATTGGTGGCAGCCGGTGCGGACATCATCCAAACCGAAGGCGGCACCAGCTCAGCTCCGACCCATGCAGGCGTTCTCGGCCTGATCGAGAAAGCAGCCCCGACCTTGGCTGCCGCTTCCGTGATTTCTAAAGCAGTGAACGTACCGGTGCTCTGCGCTTCGGGCCTGTCGGACGTCACGGCTCCAATGGCGATCGCAGCCGGTGCAGCCGGCATTGGTGTGGGTTCGGCGATCAACCGCCTCGACAATGAGCTGGCGATGATTGCTGCAGTTCAACGCTTCGTTGAAGCCCTCGATCGCGCTCGGGTTGCTCAAGCTCACTAA
- a CDS encoding M1 family metallopeptidase, with protein MPQHHRFFSLGFDGSDRPSFELPGAKPHYVPDRPGQVEHIALDLTLDLQQQQVAGTCQIRLKPVRDGIELLELDAVQQQIEAVNVGRRSARFDYDGERLRIYLPNATKAGRSLEITIHYRLDRPQRGLYFIQPDEDYPNKPVQVWTQGEDEDSRYWFPCFDYPGQLATSELKVTLPKPYRAISNGEAIAVTDLGNQQQFHWRQSEPHPTYLMTLAVGDFAELEDSWDGIPIRYYVEKGREDQGLRTMGKTPRMVEFFSRTFGYRYPFVQYAQVCVDDFIFGGMENTACTLLTDRCLLDERAAIDNRSSETLVAHELAHQWFGDLLVIRHWSHGWIKEGMATYSESLWIDHEYGADEAAYYRLQTLRSYLDEDRNRYRRPIVTHVYREAIELYDRHLYEKGACVYHLLRTELGEELFWASIHRFVQQHAHQTVETVDLLRSIEQTTGRNLLPLFDQYVFRGGHPDFKVSYSWDADAKLAKLTVQQTQSKDGKDLFDLTVPIAFCQLRGRGRRVETESQVFRLRIHEAEQTFYLPLATKPDFISFDVGNHALKTVELDYPLAELRSQLQHDSDPVSRIQAATALAKLGGREAIAALADALHKDAFWGVRAEIAGQLGSIGLEAAETALIKAVKDSDPRVRRAVFTALGQSRSRDRYRALKAAVEAGDASYYAEASAITALAQVASQPIGGDRKDKAVVKLLKTVLKERSGWNEVVRSAAVTALAQFSDSAEALELIEAQTLRGVPQPLRLAAIRALGPVSAGQTEAAIARILATLQSLAQEDFFLTQVAVVMSLGRMKTPKALALLQTLAATSLDGRVKRLADEAIARVQKQLGPDQSFKQLREEVDQLRQENQKLQNRLLALEAKQ; from the coding sequence ATGCCCCAGCATCACCGCTTTTTCTCGCTTGGTTTTGATGGCAGCGATCGCCCCAGTTTTGAATTGCCTGGAGCCAAGCCACACTACGTGCCCGATCGCCCAGGTCAGGTGGAGCATATTGCGCTGGATTTGACGCTGGATTTGCAACAGCAGCAAGTGGCAGGAACCTGTCAGATTCGCCTCAAGCCGGTGCGCGATGGCATTGAGCTGCTGGAATTGGATGCGGTTCAACAGCAGATTGAAGCAGTGAATGTCGGGCGACGATCGGCGCGATTTGACTATGACGGAGAGCGCCTGCGCATTTACTTGCCCAATGCCACCAAAGCAGGGCGATCGCTAGAAATTACGATTCACTACCGACTCGATCGCCCGCAGCGCGGGCTCTACTTCATCCAGCCGGATGAGGACTATCCAAATAAGCCTGTTCAGGTTTGGACGCAGGGCGAGGATGAAGACTCGCGCTATTGGTTCCCCTGCTTCGACTATCCGGGGCAACTGGCAACAAGCGAACTCAAGGTGACGCTGCCCAAGCCCTACCGTGCCATCTCAAATGGCGAGGCGATCGCGGTTACGGATTTAGGCAATCAGCAACAGTTTCACTGGCGGCAGTCGGAGCCGCATCCCACCTACCTGATGACGTTAGCAGTGGGTGACTTTGCAGAGCTTGAGGATAGCTGGGATGGCATTCCCATCCGCTACTACGTCGAAAAAGGTCGCGAAGACCAGGGCCTGCGCACCATGGGCAAAACGCCGCGCATGGTTGAGTTCTTCAGCCGCACTTTTGGCTATCGCTATCCCTTCGTCCAGTACGCGCAAGTCTGCGTCGATGACTTCATCTTCGGCGGTATGGAAAACACCGCCTGCACCCTCCTGACCGATCGCTGCCTGCTGGATGAACGGGCCGCGATCGATAACCGCAGCTCGGAAACATTAGTCGCCCACGAACTTGCACACCAATGGTTCGGCGACCTGCTGGTGATTCGCCACTGGTCCCATGGCTGGATCAAGGAGGGGATGGCGACCTACTCCGAAAGCCTCTGGATTGACCATGAGTACGGCGCGGATGAGGCAGCTTACTACCGTCTGCAGACTCTACGTAGCTATCTCGACGAAGACCGCAATCGCTACCGCCGCCCAATCGTCACCCACGTCTACCGCGAAGCGATCGAACTCTACGATCGCCACCTTTACGAGAAGGGGGCTTGCGTCTATCACCTGCTGCGGACGGAACTCGGCGAAGAACTGTTCTGGGCTTCCATCCATCGATTCGTGCAGCAACATGCTCATCAAACGGTGGAGACCGTCGATCTCCTGCGCAGTATCGAGCAGACCACAGGGCGGAACCTGCTGCCACTATTTGATCAGTACGTCTTCCGAGGCGGCCATCCCGACTTCAAAGTCAGCTACAGCTGGGATGCCGATGCCAAGCTCGCCAAGCTAACGGTACAGCAGACCCAATCAAAAGACGGCAAGGATTTATTTGACCTAACGGTACCGATCGCCTTCTGTCAGTTGCGGGGCCGTGGCCGTCGTGTGGAAACCGAAAGCCAAGTCTTCCGACTCCGCATCCACGAAGCAGAACAAACCTTCTATCTACCGCTGGCAACTAAGCCCGATTTCATCAGCTTTGATGTCGGCAACCATGCCCTCAAGACTGTCGAGCTGGATTACCCGCTGGCTGAACTGCGATCGCAGTTGCAGCACGATTCTGATCCGGTATCGCGGATTCAAGCTGCAACAGCACTAGCGAAACTGGGAGGGCGGGAAGCGATCGCAGCCCTCGCTGATGCGCTGCACAAGGATGCGTTCTGGGGTGTCCGCGCTGAGATTGCCGGGCAACTCGGCAGCATCGGCCTCGAAGCTGCGGAGACTGCATTGATTAAAGCGGTTAAAGATAGCGACCCTCGCGTTCGTCGCGCTGTGTTTACAGCCCTTGGGCAGAGCCGTAGTCGCGATCGCTATCGGGCGTTGAAAGCGGCGGTCGAAGCCGGAGATGCTAGCTACTACGCCGAAGCAAGTGCCATCACCGCGCTAGCTCAGGTTGCTAGCCAACCGATCGGCGGCGATCGCAAAGATAAAGCCGTGGTCAAGCTGCTCAAGACCGTCCTCAAAGAGCGATCGGGCTGGAATGAGGTGGTGCGATCGGCAGCTGTAACAGCGCTGGCGCAGTTCTCCGACTCTGCGGAAGCCCTAGAGCTGATCGAAGCACAAACCCTGCGGGGTGTGCCGCAACCGCTGCGGCTAGCCGCTATTCGGGCGCTGGGTCCTGTTTCGGCAGGTCAGACGGAAGCCGCGATCGCTCGTATCCTCGCGACCCTACAAAGCTTGGCGCAGGAGGACTTCTTCTTGACTCAGGTTGCAGTCGTCATGTCCTTGGGGCGGATGAAAACACCGAAAGCCTTGGCACTGCTCCAAACCCTCGCAGCCACCAGTTTGGATGGCCGGGTCAAGCGGCTGGCAGATGAAGCGATCGCCCGTGTCCAGAAGCAACTGGGGCCGGATCAATCCTTCAAGCAGCTACGCGAGGAAGTCGATCAACTACGCCAAGAAAATCAAAAGCTGCAAAACCGTTTGTTAGCCCTCGAAGCCAAGCAGTAA
- the hmpF gene encoding pilus motility taxis protein HmpF produces MLYLAEVGKRGGLFGGNKVEFRLIAFQRPDEGWQVLPEEEVVASDKNCDFATGALVLLDLNNSRQVQRVQEATQRLLGFLREFSRLQERYRAQEAEVEQWKESLSIQSQELSRRQQEFESRQDQLQQLQMELVQLEEQKQEAIAIQQQADALRAELDRRDRELKEAWQEIEIQRQTFSNQPFGAVSFSPDTQAAIARLEQQIASWNQDDTVLAELSHKVAAAQQDLQARIDSFAAPVQPEVGNLEELQQLLQEKRREFQTAHLKWMSQQSRLEQGKQHLSQEQALLSGLEKRRQSLAHACQLIRALVGEADRAALESMPIEELKERVATIQKDYERIYSFVNDQEEELRLETTDLEQLRANLEQANELERLALEGELIEAEQRCQLLDESLVAQRLIAQERLAVLQQYQHVLESRESGTPMPKEMDLSELRSLLESELPDVDSLIAQVQSRIEQLQADLDSLEGRIQTQADHVYRLKEALEASEEDWRKRELYVAEIKGYNQAIAGCRDWLQQIIQTYGDVQATVNTLLDQQRQQQAQRAELQQQVSELSHQLIAA; encoded by the coding sequence GTGCTCTATCTGGCGGAAGTCGGGAAGCGTGGCGGTCTGTTTGGGGGGAACAAAGTCGAGTTCCGCCTGATTGCCTTTCAGCGGCCAGATGAAGGCTGGCAAGTGCTGCCGGAAGAAGAGGTGGTCGCCAGCGATAAGAACTGTGACTTCGCCACAGGGGCGCTGGTTCTACTCGATCTCAATAACTCACGGCAGGTGCAGCGGGTTCAAGAAGCCACGCAGCGTTTGCTAGGCTTTCTGCGTGAATTTTCGCGACTCCAAGAGCGCTATCGTGCCCAAGAAGCGGAGGTCGAACAGTGGAAAGAGTCGCTGAGCATCCAGAGCCAAGAACTGAGCCGCCGTCAGCAAGAATTTGAGAGCCGCCAAGATCAGCTTCAGCAACTGCAAATGGAACTGGTGCAGTTGGAGGAGCAAAAGCAGGAAGCGATCGCGATTCAACAGCAGGCAGATGCCCTGCGCGCTGAACTCGATCGCCGCGATCGTGAACTGAAAGAAGCGTGGCAAGAGATTGAAATCCAGCGCCAAACCTTCAGCAATCAGCCCTTTGGAGCCGTCTCCTTCTCACCTGATACCCAAGCGGCGATCGCTCGGCTCGAACAGCAGATTGCCAGCTGGAATCAAGATGACACCGTGCTCGCAGAGCTGAGCCACAAGGTCGCTGCTGCTCAACAGGATTTACAAGCTCGGATCGACTCGTTTGCAGCACCGGTGCAACCCGAAGTGGGCAACCTCGAAGAGCTACAGCAGTTACTCCAAGAGAAGCGCCGTGAGTTTCAAACTGCCCATTTGAAGTGGATGAGCCAGCAATCACGGCTGGAACAGGGCAAGCAACATCTCAGCCAAGAACAGGCCTTGCTCTCTGGGCTTGAAAAACGTCGTCAATCCCTCGCCCATGCTTGTCAGCTGATTCGTGCGCTTGTGGGAGAAGCCGATCGCGCTGCGCTGGAGTCGATGCCAATCGAAGAACTGAAAGAGCGAGTCGCCACGATCCAGAAGGATTACGAGCGCATCTATTCCTTCGTGAATGACCAAGAAGAGGAACTACGACTAGAAACGACGGACCTTGAGCAGCTCCGTGCCAACCTCGAGCAGGCTAATGAGCTAGAGCGGCTAGCCTTGGAAGGGGAGCTGATAGAAGCAGAACAGCGGTGTCAACTGCTGGATGAATCCCTAGTGGCCCAACGACTGATTGCCCAAGAGCGGCTGGCTGTCTTGCAGCAGTACCAACACGTGCTGGAAAGTCGGGAGAGCGGTACCCCAATGCCCAAAGAGATGGATCTCTCGGAGCTCCGCTCACTCTTGGAAAGCGAACTGCCCGATGTCGATAGCTTGATTGCCCAAGTCCAGAGTCGGATTGAGCAGCTCCAAGCCGATTTGGACAGTTTGGAAGGCCGAATTCAGACTCAAGCCGATCACGTTTATCGCCTCAAGGAAGCCTTGGAGGCATCCGAGGAAGATTGGCGCAAGCGGGAATTGTATGTTGCTGAGATTAAGGGCTACAACCAAGCGATCGCCGGCTGTCGGGATTGGCTGCAGCAAATTATCCAAACCTACGGAGATGTCCAAGCAACGGTCAATACTTTGCTGGATCAGCAGCGACAACAGCAAGCGCAGCGCGCTGAATTACAGCAGCAGGTGTCAGAGCTTAGTCATCAGTTGATTGCAGCGTAA
- a CDS encoding gamma-glutamylcyclotransferase → MAIAPWIFAYGSLIWRPDFAWQDRQPAVLRGWKRRFWQLSTDHRGTPSQPGRVVTLVPDAQAECVGVAFQLAGDVEATLAALDYREKDGYDRQKLAIELQDQRQVTAIVYVAQAQNPRFAGPTPVPTIADQVRRSHGPSGSNTEYVLRLDQALTALGWEDPHVRAIASLIAA, encoded by the coding sequence ATGGCGATCGCACCTTGGATTTTTGCCTATGGCTCACTGATTTGGCGGCCTGACTTTGCATGGCAAGATCGCCAGCCAGCAGTATTACGCGGATGGAAGCGCCGCTTTTGGCAACTGTCTACGGATCATCGCGGCACACCCAGCCAGCCCGGACGAGTTGTGACCTTAGTTCCAGATGCACAGGCAGAATGCGTGGGAGTGGCATTTCAGCTTGCTGGTGATGTGGAAGCGACGCTGGCTGCTCTCGACTATCGCGAGAAGGATGGCTACGACCGGCAGAAACTTGCAATCGAACTGCAAGACCAGCGGCAAGTCACGGCGATCGTCTATGTGGCACAAGCTCAAAATCCACGCTTTGCAGGCCCTACTCCTGTGCCCACGATCGCTGATCAGGTACGCCGTAGTCACGGGCCTAGCGGCAGCAATACCGAGTATGTGCTCCGGCTCGACCAAGCTCTGACGGCTCTGGGCTGGGAGGATCCCCATGTCAGAGCGATCGCCTCACTCATTGCCGCCTGA
- the tilS gene encoding tRNA lysidine(34) synthetase TilS, whose product MPSPSALPSDCWSPFHAHLHQLLQQRSLLPAQSRLLLAVSGGQDSLALVHLLCGLQPHWHWSLAIAHCDHGWRSDSTANAGHLRQLADQWQLPFYCQRSPEPPSGEAAARTWRYQTLAAIAAEIDAPLLVTGHTASDRAETLLYNLTRGSHLQGLASLRWQRSLSDRLTLVRPLLVFTRAETTQMVQQFQLPVWEDRTNSDRRFARNRLRLEVFPQLRQINAQCDRHLANTAELFADEADWLAELTEQAYQQALGENGLCRSLLAQQPIALQRRVLHAFLQDHLQRSPTLAQVEELRQLITAPQGSCSSSLPQRQVMKVMGDWLTLQSTDD is encoded by the coding sequence TTGCCGTCGCCTAGCGCTTTGCCCTCAGATTGCTGGAGTCCCTTCCACGCTCACCTGCATCAACTCCTACAGCAGCGATCGCTCTTGCCTGCCCAATCGCGCCTCTTACTCGCCGTCTCTGGCGGGCAGGATTCGCTGGCACTTGTTCACCTGCTGTGCGGTTTGCAACCCCACTGGCATTGGTCGCTGGCGATCGCCCACTGCGACCACGGCTGGCGATCAGACTCAACTGCTAATGCAGGGCATCTGCGTCAGCTGGCAGACCAATGGCAACTGCCTTTCTACTGCCAGCGATCGCCGGAACCCCCAAGCGGTGAAGCCGCAGCACGGACTTGGCGCTATCAAACGCTCGCGGCGATCGCGGCTGAAATCGATGCCCCCTTACTTGTCACTGGCCACACCGCCAGCGATCGTGCCGAAACCCTGCTCTACAACCTGACGCGGGGTAGCCATCTGCAGGGCTTGGCCAGTCTGCGCTGGCAGCGATCGCTCAGCGATCGGCTCACCTTGGTGCGACCCTTATTGGTCTTTACTCGTGCCGAAACAACCCAGATGGTTCAGCAGTTTCAACTCCCCGTCTGGGAAGACCGTACTAATAGCGATCGCCGCTTTGCCCGTAATCGCTTGCGACTGGAGGTTTTTCCGCAACTCCGGCAGATCAATGCCCAATGCGATCGTCACCTCGCCAATACTGCCGAACTGTTTGCGGATGAAGCGGACTGGTTGGCGGAATTGACCGAGCAAGCCTATCAGCAAGCGCTAGGTGAGAACGGACTCTGCCGTTCCCTACTGGCACAACAGCCGATCGCGTTGCAGCGGCGAGTCCTCCATGCATTCCTCCAAGACCATCTGCAGCGATCGCCCACCTTGGCACAAGTGGAAGAACTACGACAGCTGATTACTGCGCCTCAGGGTAGCTGCAGCTCAAGCCTGCCGCAGCGACAAGTGATGAAGGTTATGGGTGACTGGCTTACGCTGCAATCAACTGATGACTAA
- a CDS encoding FAD-dependent oxidoreductase has protein sequence MLETLRTDVLVVGGGTGGTAAALQAARRGGVQTILVSEGPWLGGMLTSAGVSAPDGNELRAFQTGIWGAFLRALRQRQPGGLNHAWVSFFTYDPRVGAQIFADWVQALPNLHWIQGDRPRAVIGDRDRLRGVEFERVRIEAKVVIDATELGDLLAIADVPHRWGWEPQEQWQEPSAPTSAQLESDERYRRYPVQSPTWVMVMKDYGQSASLIPVPKSYNPDLFAGAWQTPDNLAFLDYGRLPSDRFMINWPGPGNDYGEGLQRLIQGDRAHQEWMQEAIAHSQAFAHHIQAHFGDRYGLAMDQFPNQAIGGGAFALQPYYRESRRVIGSATVTELDLLPQPQGQVAKLPCNAAGEVSAIAIGNYANDHHYPNWDFRLQPKSMRWGGRWTGTAFSLPYDCLLPAQTEGLLVCEKNIAVSHIANGATRLQPVVLGLGQAAGMAAALAVEQGCDPRSLSVRDLQEALLTDPNAPQAIVPLYDTPPEHPDWLARQRHYLDQPESYPATGEHGGVPAQPLISAQAETLTGQFEQLGEQNYQLHDGTNTWQLVTLDAAIDQHFKALSDRTLLSVAGLLNPAGHWLIAEALHA, from the coding sequence GTGCTTGAAACCCTCCGCACCGATGTTCTGGTTGTGGGGGGCGGCACCGGCGGTACGGCGGCAGCCCTCCAAGCCGCTCGCCGTGGTGGAGTGCAGACAATTCTGGTCAGCGAAGGACCTTGGCTAGGCGGCATGCTGACCTCGGCAGGTGTCAGCGCTCCTGATGGTAATGAACTCCGCGCCTTTCAAACCGGCATTTGGGGCGCGTTTTTGCGGGCGTTACGTCAGCGGCAACCCGGTGGTCTCAATCACGCTTGGGTCAGCTTCTTTACCTACGATCCCCGTGTTGGCGCGCAAATTTTCGCGGACTGGGTGCAGGCGCTACCTAATCTGCATTGGATCCAAGGCGATCGCCCGAGGGCGGTAATTGGCGATCGCGATCGCCTGCGCGGTGTGGAATTTGAGCGGGTACGGATCGAGGCCAAGGTCGTCATCGATGCCACAGAACTGGGTGATCTGCTAGCAATTGCGGATGTGCCTCACCGCTGGGGATGGGAGCCGCAGGAACAGTGGCAGGAACCCAGTGCGCCAACATCGGCTCAACTCGAAAGTGACGAACGCTATCGGCGCTATCCGGTGCAGTCGCCGACTTGGGTGATGGTGATGAAAGATTATGGCCAGTCCGCGTCATTGATTCCAGTACCCAAAAGCTACAACCCCGACCTCTTTGCTGGGGCTTGGCAGACGCCGGATAACCTCGCCTTTTTGGATTACGGACGCTTGCCCAGCGATCGCTTCATGATCAACTGGCCAGGACCCGGCAATGACTACGGCGAAGGGCTACAGCGATTGATTCAGGGCGATCGCGCTCATCAGGAATGGATGCAGGAGGCGATCGCGCACAGCCAAGCTTTTGCCCACCACATTCAGGCTCACTTCGGCGATCGCTACGGCTTGGCAATGGATCAGTTCCCGAACCAAGCGATCGGTGGCGGTGCCTTTGCGCTGCAACCCTACTACCGCGAAAGTCGGCGGGTGATTGGCAGCGCAACCGTGACGGAGTTGGATCTTCTGCCACAGCCCCAAGGACAAGTCGCGAAGTTGCCCTGCAATGCGGCTGGAGAAGTGTCAGCGATCGCGATCGGTAACTACGCCAACGACCATCACTATCCCAACTGGGACTTCCGACTCCAGCCCAAATCGATGCGCTGGGGTGGCCGCTGGACGGGGACAGCCTTTAGTCTGCCCTACGACTGTCTGCTGCCCGCGCAAACCGAAGGGCTGCTTGTGTGTGAGAAAAACATCGCCGTCAGCCACATTGCCAACGGGGCAACTCGACTCCAGCCCGTGGTGTTGGGACTCGGACAAGCAGCGGGGATGGCAGCAGCTTTAGCTGTGGAACAGGGCTGTGATCCGCGATCGCTCTCAGTGCGGGATTTGCAAGAAGCCTTACTGACAGATCCCAATGCACCGCAGGCGATCGTGCCGCTCTACGACACCCCGCCTGAGCATCCCGACTGGCTGGCGCGGCAACGTCACTATCTGGATCAGCCTGAGTCTTACCCCGCCACTGGGGAGCACGGAGGAGTTCCTGCCCAACCTCTAATTTCAGCTCAGGCTGAGACCCTCACAGGCCAATTTGAGCAATTAGGTGAACAAAATTATCAATTGCACGACGGCACAAACACTTGGCAATTGGTGACACTGGATGCCGCGATCGATCAGCACTTCAAAGCACTAAGTGATCGCACGTTACTCTCAGTTGCAGGTTTGTTGAATCCAGCTGGGCACTGGCTGATTGCTGAAGCACTCCATGCTTGA